A single window of Nicotiana tomentosiformis chromosome 1, ASM39032v3, whole genome shotgun sequence DNA harbors:
- the LOC104105835 gene encoding scarecrow-like protein 30 — translation MEAIFQEQLFPGADAFIFRHPSSREDVVVQNGSTIFNRPSFEDYPYVLSNVREGDSSPKEEGEGERDYSDAMYKYISQMLMEEEDLEYKPCMFRDCMALQAAEKYFSDVLHGSENITISPQFSAIIPQDKVSSSCPDLSNTSSYSIESPQSGLNFESPVSVKSLPDVSNGLNHGSSGLREKKNHHRQDDDHQRSNKQLATFAADESEPLEMYDNVLLLCPNNPCGPPNEVKKPTKVGRSRSGGKKHSSSKKEIVDLRGLLTQCAQAMSSYDTRTANELLLRIRQHSSSHGDETERLAHYLANALEARLSGTGTASYTAFASSRISAAHILKAYKAFITACPFKLMSNIFANKYIKKLITGGAPRTIHIIDFGILYGFQWPCLIQSLSALRHGEPIKLRITGVELPQPGFRPAERVEDTGRRLKKYCDRFNVPFEFIAIAKKWESITLEELQIDRNDVLVVNSLYRLGNIPDETVVPTSPRDVVLDLIRRIRPDMFIHGVVNGTYNTPFFLTRFREALFHFSTLFDMFEATLPREDEDRKLFEEEVFARDAMNVIACEGTERVERPETYKQWQLRCARAGFRQLPLDQEIVNFVSNKVRREYHKDFSVDEDRQWMLQGWKGRVVYALSCWKPAQQS, via the coding sequence ATGGAAGCCATATTCCAAGAACAACTTTTTCCTGGTGCAGATGCTTTCATTTTTAGGCACCCTTCTTCAAGAGAAGATGTTGTTGTACAAAATGGTAGTACAATATTCAATCGTCCTAGTTTTGAAGATTACCCTTATGTCCTTTCAAATGTCCGAGAAGGAGATTCTTCTCCTAAAGAGGAAGGGGAAGGAGAAAGGGACTATTCTGATGCAATGTACAAATACATAAGCCAGATGCTAATGGAAGAGGAAGATTTGGAGTATAAGCCCTGTATGTTCCGTGACTGTATGGCTCTCCAAGCTGCTGAGAAATACTTCTCTGATGTCCTTCACGGATCCGAAAACATTACTATTTCCCCCCAGTTTTCCGCCATTATTCCACAGGATAAGGTTTCCTCCTCTTGTCCTGATCTCAGCAACACTTCATCTTATTCTATTGAGTCTCCTCAATCGGGTCTGAATTTTGAATCCCCTGTTTCAGTGAAGAGTTTGCCTGATGTCTCTAATGGACTAAATCATGGCTCTAGTGGTTTGAGGGAAAAGAAAAATCACCATCGACAAGATGATGACCACCAGAGGAGTAACAAACAGTTGGCCACATTTGCTGCTGATGAATCTGAACCATTGGAAATGTATGACAATGTGTTGTTGCTTTGTCCAAATAATCCATGTGGTCCGCCTAATGAAGTtaaaaaaccaaccaaagttggaaGGTCGAGATCAGGTGGTAAGAAGCATAGCAGCAGCAAGAAGGAAATTGTGGATTTGAGAGGTCTGTTGACTCAATGTGCACAGGCAATGTCAAGCTATGATACCCGAACAGCTAATGAGTTGCTATTGCGGATAAGACAACACTCTTCATCCCACGGGGATGAGACAGAGAGGTTGGCTCATTATCTTGCCAATGCCCTTGAAGCACGCCTGTCCGGCACAGGAACAGCATCATATACAGCGTTTGCGTCCAGCAGGATATCAGCTGCTCACATTTTGAAAGCTTACAAGGCGTTTATCACGGCATGCCCATTCAAGTTGATGTCAAACATTTTTGCAAATAAGTATATCAAGAAGTTGATTACTGGAGGAGCACCAAGGACGATACATATaattgattttgggattttatATGGTTTCCAGTGGCCTTGTCTCATACAAAGTCTATCGGCCTTGAGGCATGGGGAACCTATAAAGCTCCGCATTACTGGAGTCGAACTTCCCCAGCCTGGTTTCCGGCCAGCAGAGAGGGTTGAGGATACAGGGCGTCGCCTAAAGAAGTACTGTGACAGATTTAATGTTCCTTTCGAATTTATTGCCATAGCGAAGAAGTGGGAAAGCATCACGCTTGAAGAGCTTCAGATTGACAGGAATGACGTTCTGGTGGTTAACAGTTTGTATAGACTAGGGAACATACCTGATGAGACAGTAGTACCAACCAGTCCAAGGGATGTTGTCTTAGATTTGATCAGGAGGATCCGTCCTGATATGTTCATCCACGGAGTGGTGAACGGGACTTACAACACTCCATTCTTTCTGACACGGTTCAGGGAGGCGCTTTTTCACTTCTCTACtttgtttgatatgtttgagGCTACCCTGCCCCGTGAGGATGAGGACAGAAAGCTTTTCGAGGAAGAGGTTTTTGCAAGAGATGCTATGAACGTGATTGCTTGTGAAGGAACAGAGAGGGTCGAGAGACCTGAAACGTACAAGCAGTGGCAACTTAGATGCGCGAGAGCTGGATTTAGACAGCTGCCACTTGACCAGGAGATTGTCAACTTTGTCAGCAACAAAGTGAGGCGGGAGTACCACAAGGACTTCTCAGTGGATGAAGATAGACAGTGGATGCTGCAAGGATGGAAAGGACGTGTAGTTTACGCTCTCTCTTGTTGGAAGCCTGCTCAGCAATCGTAA